The following proteins come from a genomic window of Aquimarina sp. MAR_2010_214:
- a CDS encoding cellulase family glycosylhydrolase → MKKLFSKVLLSMVLLLFFFGNGYAQAIKNDAVSANGQLQVKGLKLCNQYGNPIQLRGMSTHGIQWYGQCVTDASLDALANDWDADILRISLYVQEGGYETDPVGFTAKVAKMINMATDRGMYALVDWHQLTPGDPNYNTENAKTFFTDIATQFKDYNNIIYDICNEPNGVPWANVKRYAETMIPFIRKIDADAPILIGTHGWGSLGGDMTGTKEIVNNPVNFSNIMYTFHFYAASHGHYYERFDWASDRLPLFISEFGTQTFSGDGPNDFDTSKKYLDLFRRKKISWINWNYSDDSRSGAVWNAGTCTSGNWTDANLKEAGKWIKKRILLPADDFPTQTNNIALGKTVTASSIETANFPANFAVDGKNTTRWSSRYSDPQWISIDLGAIANINRVVLNWEVAYGKAYRIEVSNDGTTWRSIYSTSNGDGRVDDLSVYGTGRYIRMHGAARGTAYGYSLYEFEVYGAFARGTLNSKSLSAIDVKAYPNPFTNTINYAFNLAERTHVTMKLFSLQGTEVDVIIDKTLPAGNHNLKYDGTSLNSGMYMYRMQLDKGKTMYNYLIK, encoded by the coding sequence ATGAAAAAATTATTTTCAAAAGTGCTTTTGTCAATGGTACTACTCTTATTCTTTTTTGGAAATGGGTATGCACAAGCGATAAAAAATGATGCTGTTTCTGCCAACGGCCAATTACAAGTTAAAGGCTTAAAATTATGTAATCAATATGGTAATCCAATTCAACTAAGAGGAATGAGTACCCATGGTATTCAATGGTATGGACAATGTGTTACCGACGCCTCCTTAGATGCTTTAGCAAATGATTGGGATGCCGATATTCTTCGTATTTCTCTTTATGTTCAAGAAGGAGGGTATGAAACAGATCCTGTTGGTTTTACTGCTAAAGTCGCAAAGATGATTAACATGGCAACTGATCGGGGTATGTATGCTCTGGTAGATTGGCACCAGTTAACTCCGGGTGACCCAAATTACAACACCGAGAATGCAAAAACCTTTTTTACAGACATTGCTACTCAATTCAAAGACTACAATAATATCATTTATGATATTTGTAACGAACCAAACGGAGTTCCATGGGCAAATGTTAAAAGGTATGCTGAAACTATGATTCCTTTTATTCGCAAGATTGATGCAGATGCACCAATATTAATTGGCACACATGGTTGGGGTTCACTAGGAGGTGATATGACTGGTACTAAGGAGATTGTAAATAACCCTGTGAATTTCTCAAATATCATGTATACCTTCCATTTTTATGCTGCTTCACATGGGCATTATTATGAAAGATTTGATTGGGCATCAGATAGGTTACCTCTATTTATTTCAGAATTTGGTACACAAACATTTAGTGGTGATGGTCCAAATGATTTTGATACGTCCAAAAAATATCTGGATTTATTTCGTAGAAAAAAGATCAGTTGGATAAATTGGAATTATTCTGATGATTCTCGATCTGGTGCCGTATGGAATGCAGGAACATGCACAAGCGGAAATTGGACTGATGCTAATTTAAAAGAAGCCGGAAAATGGATAAAAAAGAGAATATTACTTCCCGCAGATGATTTTCCAACTCAAACTAATAATATAGCCCTTGGTAAAACAGTTACCGCCTCATCTATAGAAACAGCAAATTTCCCAGCAAATTTTGCCGTTGATGGTAAGAATACTACTCGTTGGTCTAGCAGATATTCAGATCCACAATGGATTTCTATTGATCTGGGAGCAATTGCCAATATTAATCGGGTAGTCCTTAATTGGGAAGTAGCTTATGGAAAGGCTTATCGTATTGAAGTTTCAAATGATGGTACGACATGGAGATCTATATATTCAACATCAAATGGTGATGGAAGAGTAGATGACTTAAGTGTTTATGGAACAGGACGATATATTAGAATGCATGGTGCTGCCAGAGGAACTGCTTATGGGTATTCATTATATGAATTTGAAGTTTATGGTGCTTTTGCAAGAGGAACACTTAATAGTAAATCATTAAGCGCTATTGATGTAAAAGCATACCCAAATCCTTTTACAAATACTATTAACTATGCATTTAACTTGGCAGAGCGTACTCATGTAACAATGAAATTATTTTCTTTACAAGGAACTGAGGTCGATGTAATAATTGACAAAACGTTACCCGCCGGGAACCACAATCTTAAATATGATGGAACTTCGTTAAATAGTGGCATGTATATGTATAGAATGCAACTGGATAAAGGTAAGACCATGTATAACTATTTGATCAAATAG
- a CDS encoding cellulase family glycosylhydrolase, with protein MKKIFPKAFLLIVLLLFFCENGYAQTIKNDAVSTNGQLQVKGLKLCNQYGNPIQLRGMSTHGIQWFGSCYTDASLDVLANDWDADVLRISLYVQEGGYETDPVGFTAKVAKMINMATDRGMYAVVDWHQLTPGDPNANTESAKTFFTDIATQFKGYNNIIYDICNEPNGADVTWPKIKKYADTIIPVIRAIDADAPILIGTHGWASLGVSMGLSSQDILDDPLNFSNIMYAFHFYAASHQDAYLKEVDLASDKLPIFVTEFGSQNYSGEGPNDFTMTDKYLDLFRRKKISWINWNYSDDFRSGAVWKQGTCKTGKWTDANLKEAGIEIKKRILFPADDFPVDIVTPLFAPSDLTAIAISKSQIDINWLDKSNNEDLFRIERSANGTSGWTSIATTTADATSYSDTGLTANTTYYYRVRAENTAGNSKYSNTVNATTLKDGIPPPSGENIALNKTATASSLEAPSFPASSAVDGKGATRWASVEKVDPQWISIDLGANAKIDRVVLNWEAAYAKAYRIEVSNDGTAWTSIYSTSNGDGKIDDLNITGTGRYIRMYGTARGTTYGYSLYEFEVYGTIGDIPPPGENIALNKTATASSIETSSFPASFAVDGDNTTRWASVEKVDPQWISIDLGAIAKIDRVVLNWEAAHATTYSLEVSDDGTTWTSIYSTSNGDGKIDDLSITGNGRYIRMHGTVRGTPYGYSLYEFEVYGAFTSGALNSVYPLSAIDVKTYPNPFTNDINYAFDLAERTHVTLKLFSLKGAEIDVIIDKTLPAGNHILKYDGTLLSSGIYIYRMQLAKGKVMYNYLIK; from the coding sequence ATGAAAAAAATATTTCCAAAAGCTTTTTTATTAATAGTGTTACTCTTATTCTTTTGTGAGAATGGATATGCACAAACAATAAAAAATGATGCCGTTTCGACCAACGGCCAATTACAAGTTAAAGGCTTGAAATTATGTAATCAGTATGGTAACCCAATTCAATTAAGAGGAATGAGTACACACGGTATTCAATGGTTTGGGTCATGTTATACAGACGCTTCCTTAGATGTTTTAGCAAATGATTGGGATGCTGATGTTCTTCGTATTTCTCTTTATGTTCAAGAGGGGGGGTATGAAACAGATCCTGTTGGTTTTACTGCTAAAGTTGCAAAAATGATTAACATGGCAACTGATCGAGGCATGTATGCTGTGGTAGATTGGCACCAGTTAACTCCGGGTGACCCAAATGCAAATACCGAGAGTGCAAAAACCTTTTTTACAGACATAGCTACTCAATTCAAAGGCTACAATAATATCATTTATGATATTTGTAATGAACCAAATGGAGCTGATGTTACATGGCCAAAGATTAAAAAATATGCTGATACTATTATCCCTGTAATTCGCGCCATAGATGCAGATGCACCAATATTAATAGGAACACATGGTTGGGCCTCACTTGGTGTATCTATGGGACTAAGTTCTCAGGACATTTTAGATGACCCCTTGAATTTCTCAAATATCATGTATGCCTTCCATTTTTATGCTGCATCACACCAAGATGCATATTTAAAAGAAGTTGATTTGGCATCAGACAAGTTACCCATATTTGTTACAGAATTTGGCTCACAAAATTATAGTGGAGAAGGCCCAAATGATTTTACTATGACCGATAAATATCTGGATTTATTTCGTAGAAAAAAGATCAGTTGGATAAATTGGAATTATTCTGATGATTTTCGCTCTGGTGCCGTATGGAAACAAGGAACATGCAAAACTGGAAAATGGACAGATGCTAATTTAAAAGAAGCCGGAATAGAGATAAAAAAGAGAATATTATTTCCTGCAGATGATTTTCCAGTTGACATAGTAACTCCTCTTTTTGCCCCAAGTGATTTAACCGCAATAGCTATCTCAAAAAGCCAAATCGACATTAATTGGTTAGATAAATCCAATAATGAAGATTTATTTAGAATAGAACGTTCTGCAAATGGTACTAGTGGTTGGACATCTATTGCAACAACTACGGCAGATGCAACCTCATATTCTGATACCGGTCTTACTGCCAATACAACCTACTATTATAGAGTAAGAGCTGAGAATACAGCGGGTAATTCTAAGTATTCTAATACTGTTAATGCAACTACGTTGAAAGATGGAATTCCTCCTCCTTCTGGAGAGAATATAGCTCTTAATAAAACAGCCACTGCTTCATCACTAGAAGCACCAAGTTTCCCCGCTTCTTCTGCAGTCGATGGTAAAGGTGCTACGCGTTGGGCTTCTGTTGAAAAGGTTGATCCCCAGTGGATTTCTATTGATCTGGGAGCAAATGCTAAGATTGATCGTGTAGTGCTAAACTGGGAAGCAGCCTATGCAAAAGCTTATCGTATTGAAGTTTCAAACGATGGTACAGCGTGGACGTCTATATATTCTACATCAAATGGTGATGGTAAAATAGATGATTTGAATATCACAGGAACTGGGCGATATATCAGGATGTATGGAACAGCCAGAGGAACTACCTATGGGTATTCATTATATGAATTTGAAGTTTATGGTACTATTGGAGATATTCCTCCTCCTGGAGAGAATATAGCTCTTAATAAAACAGCCACTGCTTCATCTATAGAAACATCAAGTTTCCCCGCTTCTTTTGCAGTTGATGGTGATAATACTACGCGTTGGGCTTCTGTTGAAAAGGTTGATCCCCAATGGATTTCTATTGATTTGGGAGCAATTGCTAAGATTGATCGCGTAGTGCTTAATTGGGAAGCAGCGCATGCAACCACTTATAGTCTCGAAGTTTCAGATGATGGCACGACATGGACATCAATATATTCCACATCAAATGGTGATGGTAAGATAGATGATTTGAGTATTACCGGAAACGGGCGATATATCAGAATGCACGGAACAGTCAGAGGAACTCCTTATGGATATTCATTATATGAATTTGAAGTTTATGGTGCCTTTACAAGTGGAGCACTTAATAGTGTATACCCGTTAAGTGCTATTGATGTAAAAACATATCCAAATCCTTTTACTAATGATATTAATTATGCATTTGATTTAGCAGAACGTACTCATGTAACTTTGAAATTGTTTTCCTTAAAGGGAGCAGAGATCGATGTAATAATTGACAAAACTTTACCAGCTGGAAACCATATTCTTAAATATGATGGTACTTTGTTGAGTAGTGGTATTTATATATATAGAATGCAACTAGCTAAAGGTAAGGTCATGTATAACTATTTGATTAAATAG
- a CDS encoding T9SS type B sorting domain-containing protein, with protein sequence MNKKIHLTSLLFTILSFSALFSQTVELSTDVNSNTICRGNAIQVTVDVNPSSVAYTYNWKNLTTNQFIKSVNGDAGTFHVFQSADRLLENTTIQVEVFGSPSGVVSGTIDIIVVQSLNPGAQGDVLLCNLSGSIDLFDRLRGTPDRGGTWNPPLANGDRGTFNVEVDAPGEYKYILKGTVPCPNSEASVMVRECKNDDFDNDGVINDIDLDDDNDGILDAEENGSCNAGGLTETRPIVDIDFGQGNSTTDPNVISHTYTAIYAQDGEYNVATSLDMFNSVSWDPEFACTNDNPIPHIDGSGDIDGRYLMVNIKDNFVNKALYRLENIPIVQGTDYNFRIDLVGLCSDPVACIDIPMLDLELIDQVTGAIIGSETSQGLGVANDDIWRRLLLNFTAPSSTFLTLIIRNQQPNGADGNDVGIDNIRFAPLECDFDRDEVPNYLDLDSDNDGIYDLVEAGFGNLDANGDGIVDGAIDPSNGVPVNATGGLTPLPHYLDIDADDDGIQDNIEGQSTAGYIAPSGNDTNRNGVDDAYEAGNKIDPVDTDSDGTPDYLDLNSDDDCLTDTIEGYDLDQNGVADSIPAGTDTDDDGLDDAFDTITLDTSTSMINATDDRELPTDFPDFYTPGGDVDFREEYVAIDEKVNVQICTRNSTTINLFDSLVDTAIIGGVWSGPDILVGGHLGTFDALTNTAGQYSYTLPIIDSCPKRKAEVTITVIPDPDAGVSTSLNLCARDEIINLIDSLGATAQTGGTWTDPSGNPFGINDQGSFNLSTDSSGLYTYTIGIAPCNDIATVDVIIGTSADPGDSGAVSFCSTDVIVNLFDSLAGAPNTGGIWTDPNGNPFGSDHLGTIDPTNATTLSGNYTYTVTSATCPDSSSSIIDVSIETSPTLLLDSTSCSFDNATYNVIFTTNGIWDITTDPPGVGTIDITAGTITGITLGVDITVIAKNPVNVACKTTLTIAAPDCSCPDITKPINPGNEVICEGTPNPILSVQVLAEQTANWYAQDGTLLVANETTYTPTDTTIGDYVYSVEAFDTTTGCFSDQIEVLFSIIPVPTIELDSEAVICVDELGEPLDTGSFPIINTFLSEADYAFVWSLNGIEIVGETGASVQAIRPGTYRVTYTNIVFGCSNSAEISIEATIGLENMSLSLTNGAFADSNTIVASVIGDGVYSYSLDNGSPQESNVFTNVALGLHTVTVFDINGCGTLTDEIFVIGFPKFFTPNNDGFNDTWNVIGGADLPDMNIYIYDRFGKLLTQIQGAGLGWDGTYNSRNLPSSDYWFTAKLIDSSKIYRSHFTLKR encoded by the coding sequence GTGAACAAAAAAATACACCTAACTTCTCTGCTATTCACTATACTTTCTTTTAGTGCTTTATTTTCTCAAACAGTAGAATTAAGCACAGATGTGAATTCTAATACAATATGTAGAGGGAATGCTATTCAAGTTACAGTTGATGTAAACCCATCTTCGGTCGCTTATACGTACAATTGGAAAAACCTTACAACCAATCAGTTTATTAAAAGTGTAAATGGAGATGCAGGAACTTTTCATGTTTTTCAGAGTGCTGATCGTTTATTAGAAAATACAACTATTCAAGTAGAAGTATTTGGAAGTCCATCAGGAGTCGTATCGGGGACCATTGATATCATTGTTGTACAATCTTTAAACCCAGGGGCACAGGGAGATGTTTTGCTTTGCAATCTATCAGGAAGTATCGATTTATTTGATCGATTGAGAGGAACACCGGATCGTGGAGGAACCTGGAACCCACCTTTGGCAAATGGAGATAGAGGTACTTTTAACGTTGAAGTTGATGCACCCGGAGAATATAAATATATCCTTAAAGGAACTGTTCCATGCCCAAATAGTGAAGCTAGTGTGATGGTAAGAGAATGTAAGAACGATGATTTTGATAATGATGGAGTTATCAATGATATCGATCTTGATGATGATAATGATGGTATTTTGGATGCCGAGGAGAATGGAAGTTGTAATGCAGGAGGTCTTACCGAAACAAGACCTATTGTTGATATTGATTTTGGTCAAGGAAATTCAACTACAGACCCTAATGTTATTAGCCATACCTACACAGCAATCTATGCTCAAGATGGAGAGTACAATGTTGCCACTTCATTGGATATGTTTAACTCTGTGAGTTGGGACCCCGAATTTGCTTGCACCAATGATAACCCAATCCCTCATATTGATGGTAGTGGAGATATTGATGGACGCTATTTGATGGTAAATATTAAGGATAATTTTGTAAACAAGGCGCTGTACCGATTAGAAAACATTCCAATTGTTCAGGGTACTGATTATAATTTCAGAATTGATTTGGTGGGATTATGCAGTGATCCCGTTGCGTGTATTGATATTCCAATGTTGGATTTGGAACTTATTGATCAAGTGACCGGAGCGATCATTGGTTCTGAAACTTCCCAAGGTCTGGGGGTTGCAAATGATGATATCTGGAGACGGTTACTACTTAATTTTACAGCACCATCTTCAACTTTTTTGACTTTGATTATCAGAAATCAACAGCCCAACGGAGCCGATGGGAATGATGTAGGAATTGATAATATCCGATTTGCACCTTTGGAGTGTGATTTTGATCGTGATGAAGTGCCCAATTACTTGGATTTGGATAGTGATAATGATGGTATTTATGATTTGGTAGAAGCAGGGTTTGGAAACCTTGATGCTAATGGTGATGGAATTGTTGATGGTGCCATTGACCCATCGAATGGAGTTCCCGTAAATGCTACAGGAGGACTCACTCCTTTACCTCATTACTTGGATATAGATGCTGATGATGATGGTATTCAGGATAATATAGAAGGGCAGTCTACCGCAGGATATATTGCTCCTAGCGGTAATGATACAAACAGGAATGGAGTGGATGATGCATATGAGGCTGGAAATAAAATAGATCCAGTAGATACAGATAGTGACGGAACACCGGATTATTTGGATTTGAACTCTGATGATGATTGTTTAACAGATACAATAGAAGGATATGATCTTGATCAAAATGGAGTTGCTGATAGTATTCCTGCAGGTACTGATACTGATGATGATGGTTTGGATGACGCTTTCGACACTATAACATTAGATACATCAACTTCAATGATCAACGCCACAGATGATAGAGAACTCCCAACGGATTTTCCTGATTTTTATACTCCTGGAGGTGATGTCGATTTTAGAGAGGAATATGTAGCAATAGATGAAAAAGTAAATGTTCAAATCTGTACAAGAAATTCTACAACCATTAATCTTTTTGATAGTTTGGTAGATACTGCAATTATTGGCGGTGTTTGGTCTGGACCTGATATCTTGGTAGGTGGTCATCTGGGTACGTTTGATGCATTAACAAATACAGCAGGACAATACAGCTATACACTTCCAATAATTGACTCTTGCCCTAAACGTAAAGCAGAGGTAACCATAACAGTGATCCCAGATCCTGATGCTGGAGTAAGCACATCATTGAATTTGTGCGCAAGAGACGAAATAATTAATCTCATTGACAGCCTGGGGGCAACAGCTCAAACAGGAGGAACATGGACCGATCCTAGCGGAAATCCTTTTGGGATTAACGATCAGGGAAGTTTTAACCTTTCAACAGATTCTTCTGGCTTGTATACATATACAATAGGTATAGCACCATGTAACGATATAGCAACGGTAGACGTAATTATTGGAACGAGTGCAGATCCAGGAGATTCAGGTGCTGTATCGTTTTGTTCAACAGATGTAATAGTAAACTTATTTGATAGCTTGGCAGGGGCACCAAACACAGGAGGTATCTGGACTGATCCCAATGGAAATCCATTTGGGAGTGATCACCTGGGGACTATAGATCCAACAAATGCAACTACATTATCAGGAAATTATACATACACAGTTACAAGTGCAACATGTCCCGATTCATCATCAAGTATAATTGATGTGAGTATAGAAACAAGCCCCACATTGCTGCTTGATAGCACTTCTTGTTCATTTGATAATGCTACTTACAATGTGATTTTTACCACCAATGGCATCTGGGATATAACAACAGATCCACCAGGTGTTGGAACTATAGATATAACTGCTGGTACGATTACCGGAATTACTTTGGGAGTCGATATTACAGTGATTGCTAAAAACCCTGTAAATGTAGCATGCAAAACAACCTTAACAATTGCAGCACCAGATTGTAGTTGTCCTGATATAACAAAACCTATCAACCCTGGTAATGAAGTCATATGTGAAGGAACTCCAAACCCAATACTTTCTGTTCAGGTTTTGGCAGAACAAACTGCAAATTGGTATGCTCAGGATGGAACTCTGTTGGTTGCTAATGAAACAACTTATACCCCAACAGATACAACAATAGGTGATTATGTATACAGTGTAGAAGCTTTTGATACCACTACTGGTTGTTTTAGTGATCAGATTGAGGTGTTATTTAGCATTATACCTGTTCCCACAATAGAATTAGATTCTGAGGCTGTTATCTGTGTTGATGAATTGGGTGAACCATTGGATACAGGGAGTTTTCCAATCATAAATACATTCCTTAGTGAAGCAGATTATGCTTTTGTATGGAGTCTTAACGGAATCGAAATTGTTGGGGAGACCGGAGCTTCTGTACAAGCGATACGCCCAGGAACATATCGTGTAACATATACAAATATTGTTTTTGGTTGTTCCAATAGTGCAGAGATAAGTATTGAAGCTACTATTGGTCTGGAGAACATGAGTTTATCATTAACAAATGGAGCTTTTGCCGATAGTAATACTATTGTTGCATCTGTTATAGGTGATGGGGTTTACTCATATTCATTGGATAATGGATCTCCGCAAGAAAGTAATGTATTTACTAATGTAGCTCTTGGACTTCATACTGTTACCGTTTTTGATATCAATGGGTGTGGAACGCTTACAGATGAGATTTTTGTTATAGGTTTTCCAAAGTTTTTTACACCTAACAACGATGGTTTTAACGATACATGGAATGTTATAGGGGGTGCAGATCTGCCCGATATGAATATTTATATATATGATCGATTTGGGAAACTTTTGACACAAATACAAGGTGCTGGTCTTGGTTGGGACGGTACTTATAACAGTCGTAACCTACCTTCTTCAGATTATTGGTTTACAGCCAAACTGATTGATAGTTCAAAAATCTACCGTAGTCATTTTACATTGAAACGATAA
- a CDS encoding type IX secretion system membrane protein PorP/SprF produces MRSKKIALLVVMTLCIKIMIAQEGLPIYSDYLTDNYYLIHPSMAGASNCSEVRLTGRKNWVGEEDSPGLFTVGYNARITESSSIGTTVYQDKNGFHSQTGAYLTYAHHLMFSRSEVDLNRLSFGLSAGTIQYRLDQSRFVPNGDPIISSNSINTSAFNIDFGFSYHVYNFYIHLTGKNLLKNSGINNDIQITSDLRHYLMSVGYVIDKQNSEWSFEPSLLFSHRKGIDQSSIDFNLKAYKDMSFGKLWGGLSYRRSLDAVKIIQGAESRSQNLNYITPFLGVNYNKFIVAYTYSYQSNPIVFNNGGFHQITLGIDFSCRAKRYACYCPAVN; encoded by the coding sequence ATGAGAAGTAAAAAAATAGCACTACTAGTAGTAATGACCTTATGTATAAAGATTATGATTGCGCAAGAAGGTTTGCCAATATATTCTGACTACCTCACAGATAATTATTATTTGATACATCCATCAATGGCAGGAGCATCAAACTGCTCTGAAGTACGATTGACTGGACGTAAAAACTGGGTAGGAGAAGAAGATTCGCCCGGGCTTTTTACAGTTGGTTACAATGCAAGAATTACAGAGAGTTCTTCTATAGGAACAACTGTATATCAGGATAAAAATGGTTTTCATTCGCAAACGGGAGCATACTTGACGTATGCGCATCATTTGATGTTTTCAAGAAGTGAAGTTGATTTAAATAGGTTATCCTTTGGATTGAGTGCAGGTACTATTCAATATCGATTGGATCAGAGCCGTTTTGTACCCAATGGAGATCCCATAATATCTAGTAATTCAATAAATACAAGTGCGTTTAATATTGATTTTGGGTTCTCTTATCATGTATATAACTTCTACATACACCTTACTGGAAAAAATTTACTAAAGAATTCAGGAATTAATAACGATATACAAATCACTAGTGATTTGAGACACTATTTGATGTCTGTAGGATATGTTATCGATAAACAAAACAGTGAATGGTCTTTTGAACCATCATTATTATTTTCTCATAGAAAAGGGATTGATCAATCTTCTATTGATTTTAATCTGAAAGCATATAAGGATATGTCTTTTGGAAAATTATGGGGAGGATTATCATATAGACGAAGTCTAGATGCTGTTAAGATTATTCAGGGTGCCGAATCCAGAAGTCAAAATTTGAATTATATCACACCTTTTTTGGGAGTTAATTATAATAAATTTATAGTAGCCTATACCTATTCATACCAATCGAATCCTATAGTATTTAATAATGGGGGGTTTCATCAAATTACATTAGGAATTGATTTTTCTTGTAGAGCCAAAAGATATGCTTGCTATTGCCCGGCTGTTAATTAA